A window of the Tachysurus fulvidraco isolate hzauxx_2018 chromosome 6, HZAU_PFXX_2.0, whole genome shotgun sequence genome harbors these coding sequences:
- the nr4a2a gene encoding nuclear receptor subfamily 4 group A member 2a — translation MPCVQAQYGSSPQGASPASQSYSYHTSGEYSCDFLTPEFVKFSMDLTNTEITAATTSLPSFSTFVDSYNPGYDVKPPPCLYQVPPAHTSEQPSIKVEDVPMHGYHHHHHHHHPHPHQQQPQGHLGPQEDVMAHSGSVYFKPSASPHGGGPNFHVQPSHVWEDASSLHAFHQNYVAAASHSMEQRKNPVSRLSLFSFKQSPPGTPVSSCQMRFDGPLHVAMSHEGPGAHRALDGQSFAVPAAVRKQAGVAFPHSLQLGHGHQLLDAQMPSPPSRGSPSNEGMCAVCGDNAACQHYGVRTCEGCKGFFKRTVQKNAKYVCLANKNCPVDKRRRNRCQYCRFQKCLVVGMVKEVVRTASLKGRRGRLPSKPKSPPDAAPPSPPVSLLSALVRAHVDSNPNMSNLDYSRFHAGPDYQLTGDDTQHVQQFYDLLTGSMEIIRGWAEKIPGFTELLKQDQDLLFESAFLELFVLRLAYRSNPMEGKLIFCNGVVMHRLQCVRGFGEWIDAIVEFSSSLQSMNVDISAFSCIAALAMVTERHGLKEPKKVEELQNKIVNCLKDQVAFNGAALNCPNYLSKLLGKLPELRTLCTQGLQRIFYLKLEDLVPPPAIIDKLFLDTLPF, via the exons ATGCCCTGCGTCCAGGCTCAGTACGGCTCGTCGCCGCAGGGCGCGAGTCCCGCCTCGCAGAGCTACAGCTACCACACCAGCGGCGAGTACAGCTGCGACTTCCTAACACCCGAGTTCGTAAAGTTCAGCATGGATCTGACCAATACCGAGATTACGGCCGCTACCACGTCTCTACCAAGCTTTAGTACGTTTGTGGACAGCTACAACCCCGGCTACGACGTCAAACCTCCGCCGTGTCTGTATCAGGTGCCTCCTGCGCACACCTCCGAACAGCCCTCTATTAAAGTAGAGGATGTGCCCATGCACGggtaccaccaccaccaccaccatcaccacccacacccacatcaGCAGCAGCCACAGGGTCACTTGGGCCCGCAGGAGGATGTGATGGCACACTCTGGCTCGGTTTACTTCAAGCCGTCTGCTTCACCACACGGCGGCGGACCTAACTTTCACGTGCAGCCGAGCCACGTGTGGGAGGACGCGAGCTCACTGCACGCCTTCCACCAGAACTACGTGGCGGCGGCCTCTCACTCCATGGAGCAGCGCAAGAACCCTGTGTCGCGCCTTTCGCTCTTCTCCTTTAAGCAGTCGCCCCCGGGGACGCCCGTGTCCAGCTGCCAGATGCGCTTCGACGGCCCGCTTCATGTGGCTATGAGTCACGAGGGCCCAGGTGCGCACCGGGCCCTGGACGGCCAAAGTTTTGCGGTTCCCGCCGCTGTGCGGAAACAGGCGGGAGTCGCATTCCCGCATTCTCTACAACTCGGCCACGGACACCAGCTCCTCGATGCGCAGATGCCTTCGCCACCATCCAGAGGCTCCCCGTCAAACGAGGGGATGTGCGCTGTGTGCGGGGATAATGCAGCATGTCAGCATTACGGTGTGCGCACATGCGAGGGGTGCAAAGGCTTTTTCAAG CGCACAGTGCAGAAAAACGCGAAATACGTGTGTCTGGCGAACAAAAACTGTCCTGTTGATAAGCGCCGGAGAAACAGGTGTCAGTACTGTCGCTTCCAAAAGTGCCTAGTGGTGGGGATGGTTAAAGAAg TTGTTCGGACTGCCAGTCTGAAGGGCCGGAGAGGACGTTTACCTTCCAAACCCAAAAGTCCACCGGATGCGGCACCTCCATCACCCCCAGTCAGCCTCCTCAGTGCGCTGGTCAGAGCTCATGTGGACTCAAACCCCAACATGTCCAACCTGGACTACTCAAGG TTCCACGCGGGTCCTGATTACCAGCTGACCGGAGACGACACGCAACACGTGCAGCAGTTTTACGACCTGCTCACGGGATCGATGGAGATCATCCGCGGCTGGGCCGAGAAGATCCCGGGCTTCACCGAGCTGCTCAAACAGGACCAGGACCTGCTTTTTGAGTCTGCTTTTCTCGAGCTCTTCGTTCTGCGCCTCGCCTACAg GTCCAACCCGATGGAGGGGAAGCTGATCTTCTGTAACGGCGTTGTGATGCACCGGCTTCAGTGTGTACGTGGTTTCGGCGAGTGGATCGACGCTATCGTAGAGTTCTCCTCCAGCTTGCAGAGCATGAACGTGGACATCTCGGCCTTCTCGTGTATCGCCGCGCTCGCCATGGTCACAG AGAGACATGGGCTTAAAGAGCCGAAAAAAGTGGAGGAGCTCCAAAACAAGATAGTGAACTGTTTGAAGGACCAGGTGGCGTTTAACGGCGCTGCACTTAACTGCCCGAACTACTTGTCCAAGCTGCTTGGGAAGCTGCCGGAGCTGCGCACTCTGTGCACACAAGGCCTACAGCGCATATTCTACCTGAAACTGGAAGACCTGGTGCCTCCTCCCGCAATAATCGACAAACTGTTTCTTGACACGCTACCCTTTTAA